TGATGGTGGTTGGCAACAACGAACTCCGGCAATGGCTGCTGGTCTAACCGACCACGTTTGGAGTATAGAGGAATGGCTTACCTATCCGGTTAGAGGAAGTTAGCTAATTTCGGACACCACCAAATTTTAGGTGGTGTCTGAAAATAACTCTAATAGTGAAATCTATGCAGATTGGGTGTCCAAAAGGGGATAAGGAGATAAAGGGAGATATAGAGATTATTCATTGTCCTTTCCAAAATTTTAGAATAAATTTATCTCCTTTTCTCCATAATCCCCATATCTCCTTTTCTTACACTATTTTAACCTTTATGCTAGATTAAGACACCACCAAAAATTCGCACTACATTTATGGGATGTCAGAGGTTAATTCGTGTGCATTTGTGGTTAATTTCCTTAATTCTCTGTGAACTCTGTGCCTCTGTGGCTGAACGGTTACTGATTTTCTTTTATCGTTTTCAGTGCATTAATAATCCTCTTAGCAAATGTTCGGACACCTGAGTCATTATCGTTTTTTGAGGCAGAGACTAACACATTCATTATCCTTTTGTTTTTATAATCTATTTTAGCCAGTGATTCAATCGCGGTCATACGGACAGTTTTATTTGAGTCATTTTTTAAAATCTTAATCAATGGTTCAACTGCCTGTTTATTTTTCATTTTCCCCAGTCCAATGACTGCCCCGCCTCGTGCATACCAATTTTCAGAACTTAAAGTAGTAATTAATGAATTAAAAATTTGGTCGTTGCCTGTTTTTCCAATTTCGCCTAAGGCGATTCCAATATACCATTGTATTTCGTCATTTTGTGTAGTCCTGGTCTCATTCAGCTCAATTAAAGATGTAATAGCGGATGTGCCTATTTTTATTAAAGTATTTGTAATGGTGTTTTTTAAAGTTTTCTCCCTGGCATTTTGTAAGCCAAACATTAAAGGTTTTATTGAAGGTTCGCCTATTTTTATCAGGGCATTACTACTCAATTGTTGGACAAATGCGTTTTTATCATTTAAGAGAGGTATAAGATGTGATATTACCTTTTCCTCACCTATATTTCCTAACGCAGATATTGCCTGTGCCTTAATATTTATGTTTGAATCATTTAAAAGTCCAATCAAGTCATCTACTGCCCTTTTATCACCTACTTTGCCGAGTGTAAGTGCGGCATAAGTTTTTACCTCTTCATCCTCATCTTTTAGACTATTAATTAACATTTCTATCCCGTCATTATTTCCTAATTTAGCAAGAGCAAAGGCGATATTAAGTCGAAGATTTTTATCCTCCTCTTTTAATAAAGGCAGGAGATATTTAATTGCATTTTTATCACCAATATTTCCTAAAGCCTCACCTGCATGCCAGCGAACAAGTATATTTTTACTACCTAATACCTCAATCAAAGGTTGAGGATTGCCTATTTGAGAAAGTGCCTCAGTGGCTGATTGTTGAACCTGACTATCCTCATCCTTCAGCAGGTTAATCAATGGTTTTATTGCCTCTTGAATCTTAAGTTTGCCAGCTGATTTAGCCGCATTTTCTCTAACAAAAGGTTGTTTATGAGATAGTGCGGTAATTAAGGCTTTAGATGCCCTGTTACCTCCTATTTCACCCAGTGCCCAGGCGGCATTACCCTGCACTACCCAATGGGAGTCTGTTAGCTTATCAATTAACGGTTTTAATGCCTGGTCATCCTTTAATTTACCCAGTGCCTTGACTGCTTCTCGTCTCACTTGCCAATCTTCATCTTTTAAAGCCTGAATTAATGGTTTTACTGCCTTTTTATTTCCTGATTCGCCTAATATAATTGCTGTTTGCTTACGAACTTCGGCATCCGTAGATTTTAAAGATTGAATTAAATTCCTGGGTATTTTTGCTTCCACTTGTTGATTGGCACAACTTGTTTGAGTTAATAATAAACCCAAAATAAATATAATCATCATTATTTTTTCTCTTATATTCTCTTTCAATTTAATTTCTCCTCCTTTTTGTTTGGTAATTGGTTAAATGGTAACTGGTAACTGGTTAAATAGTTACCAATTACAATTTATTCAAGACCCCCATGACGCTTTCGCGAACTAAACTATCGACTATTCCTGCTGAATAGCAATAAACTATTTTGTAGGCTATTTCTGCGTATCGCCGTGCTTTATCGAAATCATTTTTCTCTTTATAAATTTTGACTAAATTTGAGCATAAACCAACAGACTTCCTGTAAATATCTACTGTTCTTTTATCCCTCATTCCTTGATTTATATATGCCTGGCTCAAGGCAATAATCAAATCATGATTTTCTGGTTCGTATTTCATTGCCTCCTCATAGATTAGAATTGCCTCATTATCCAATCTATCTTCTTTCAGATATACCTTTGCCAGATTTTTTACCACAGTTTCGTCTCTATGTCCTAACTCATATAATTTTTGAAAAACATCAATTGCCTTTGCCTCCTCTCCATAATTACAATATGTTTTTCCAAGAATATTCAATATGTGAATATTATTTGGGTCAAATTTTAATGCCTCTTCAAAAATTTCAATTGCTCGTTCTCCGGGTCTCTTTTTCTTCATATAATAATCTGCAACAATTCTAATCATTTTTCGATTACCGGCATTAAGGAATATCGCTCGGTCATAGACTTTTATAGCCTTTTCATCTACCTGGTCTAATTTCAGATAAATTTCTGCTAATGCTGGATAAAGCCAGACTTTTTTCCCTTTTACTATTGCCTCTTCATAGATTGAAGCCGCTCGCTCATATTTTTTTTGCCAGAGATAAATTTTTGCTTTTATAGAATTTGATTGTGGCAAAATGGATAACCCTAAAATAACTATCAATAAAACCGAGGCAATATCACTTACATTAAATCTCCATGGTTTATTTTCTTTGATTAATACTTTTTGCTTTATCTTTACTGGAGTTTCTGGAGTTTTTAAAGAGGCGATGGCTTTAGATTGTTGGGATTTTTCCAGAGTTGTCCTGACTTCATTTATCTTTTTTTGTGCCATTATCTTTTCTTCATCGGTAATAGCGTATTTAAGTGCCTGACTAAAATTTTCCATTGCATCTTTACATCTATTTTGAGCTATTCGGCTCATTCCTAAATTATACCATTTATGATAGGTTTCCTGGCGTTTTGTCTCATTCAAAGACCTTTTTGCCTGATTTAATTGGACGGTTATCTTTCCTTTTTCATCGGCGGTAGTGGCATATTTAAAGGCGTTGTTAAACTCATTAATGGCATTTTCCCATCTTTTTTGCGCCATCTGTTCAATCCCTGAATTATACCGTTTCCAGTAGTTTGCTTTAACTTTCCGTTTATTCAAACCAATTTGTGCAGATTTTAACTTTTCTTTTATCATTATCTTTTCTTCATCGGTGGCGGCGTATTCAAGTGCTTGATTAAGATTCAAAATTGCCTGTTCCCAATTTTGTTGAGCAAATTGGTCAATACCTGAATTGTAGCATCTGAAGTAATTTTCTCTTGTTTTTATCTTATTCAAGTTATCTTGTGCAGATTTTATCTTTTCTTTTACCAGCGTCTTTTCATAATCCATTGTGGTATATTCGAGTGCCTGGTTAAAACTTGAGATGGCATCTTCATATTTTTGTTGAGATAGTTGGTCAATGCCTGAATTGTAACACTTATAGTAATTTTCTTTAGTTCTTTTATTATTTAAGCCGTTTTGTGCTTCTTTTATCTTTTCTGCTATCTCCTGGTTGCTTGTGGTATATTCAAGAGCCTTATTAAAACTCGAAATTGCCTCTTCCCAATTTTGTTGAGCGAGCTGGTCAATGCCTGAATTGTAGTATTTGCAATAATTTTCTTTTTCAATCGCCTTTTTTGCTGAGGCTAACTTATTCTTAGCAGAGGTATAATCCGGGTTAATTTCAAGTGCCTTTTTGAACCATTTTATTGCCTCCTCATACATTTTTTTGTTATAATAAGCACAACCAAGACCAGTTAGTGAATCAACGCATACAGGGTTATTTTCTAATTCCTTTTTGAACTCTTCAATTGCCTCATCAAACATCCCTTTATAATAATAAGCACAGGCAAGATTACTATGTGTAACTTTTGTCGTTAAGTTAAATTCTAATGCCTTTTTATAATTAGCAATTGCCTCATCAAACTGTCCTTTTTCATAATAAGCACAGCCAAGATTATTGTAGGCAATATCGTAGTCAGGATTTAATTTTATTGCCTTTTTATACATAGCGATTGCCGCTTCATAGTTTTTTTCTGCTCGATACTTTTCTCCTTGATTAAAATAAAAATAGGCATTTTCCTCAGTGCAGACATCCCTATTATTCATGATTAACATTACCCCAAGTAATGTCAGGGTCAAAACTAAATATTTCATATTTCATCTCCTCCTATGGTTACTTTGGCTCTAACTTCTTCAGGTTTTAGAGCATCTGATTCTTCTGAATCCTGGATTTTGGATTTTGGCTCTGGTAAAGGTTCTTCTTGTTTCAGGTCTTCTTCAAATTCTTCTATGACCGGTTTTTCTACGGTTTCTATTTTTTGTATTGTTTCTTTTTCAGGTTCGACATATTCAATTACCCTCTTCTCTTCGGACTCAAAAACCACATCAGGCTTTGAGTCCAAAGAGGTAGAGGGGGAGAGGACATTAGTATTTTGGATTTTGCTTTCTGAACTTTGGATTTCAGGTTTTAGGCTTTCATTTTGGACTTTAGACTTTAAACTTTCAAATTTCATATTAAGAGAAAGTTGATGAACATTACCGAGGTCATTGTAAGAAGAGTAGGCATAATCAAGTTTATATTTATCGTAATTTACTCCAAAACCGAAACTTAAGTTACCACAATCAACACCTGTTTTATATCCCAGTCTAATAGCGATATTTTCCATTTCCGGATACCGATATTCAGCACCTAAATGTAATCTCAGTCCATTATCATTGTTAGGTAAATCAACATCCATTGCCAGAGTGAGTATTTTGTTTGTTAACAATCTGTAACAGGCACCTAATTTAATATTATAAGGCAGGTTATCTTTAAAATTATTAAAAAGTGGGAGAAAATTTTGGAGTGTCAGTCCACAAGTTAGATTTTTAATAGATGTGTTATATAATAATCCTAAATCTGTCACAAGGGCACTTCTTGATGATTTAATTTTTTGATTAACATATTTTAAATTCAGTCCTGAATAAAGATTAGGTTTTATTGTTCTGGCATAAGTGAGATTAAGTAACAAATCGGACGCTTTAAATTCTCCGAAGTAAGTTTGATTTTGGTCATATTCTTTAATATCGTTTATTCCAAGATAGGACAGATTAGTGGCAAAAACACCAGGCAAATTTAGTTGTGATAATGGGTTGATATAAGTTAAGTATTCGTAGTTAATCTTTTCAAACCAGGCGATATGGGTAAAGGATAGTTCTTTATTTTCGAACAGGGCTAATCCGGCAGGGTTATAGTAGGTGGTTGTTGAGTCATCGGCGACGGCGGCAAAAGCTCCACCCATTGCTGTCGGTTTAGCACCAACACCTATTTTTAGAAATGTCGCTGTGCTTTT
The bacterium DNA segment above includes these coding regions:
- a CDS encoding HEAT repeat domain-containing protein, coding for MKENIREKIMMIIFILGLLLTQTSCANQQVEAKIPRNLIQSLKSTDAEVRKQTAIILGESGNKKAVKPLIQALKDEDWQVRREAVKALGKLKDDQALKPLIDKLTDSHWVVQGNAAWALGEIGGNRASKALITALSHKQPFVRENAAKSAGKLKIQEAIKPLINLLKDEDSQVQQSATEALSQIGNPQPLIEVLGSKNILVRWHAGEALGNIGDKNAIKYLLPLLKEEDKNLRLNIAFALAKLGNNDGIEMLINSLKDEDEEVKTYAALTLGKVGDKRAVDDLIGLLNDSNINIKAQAISALGNIGEEKVISHLIPLLNDKNAFVQQLSSNALIKIGEPSIKPLMFGLQNAREKTLKNTITNTLIKIGTSAITSLIELNETRTTQNDEIQWYIGIALGEIGKTGNDQIFNSLITTLSSENWYARGGAVIGLGKMKNKQAVEPLIKILKNDSNKTVRMTAIESLAKIDYKNKRIMNVLVSASKNDNDSGVRTFAKRIINALKTIKENQ
- a CDS encoding tetratricopeptide repeat protein, producing the protein MKYLVLTLTLLGVMLIMNNRDVCTEENAYFYFNQGEKYRAEKNYEAAIAMYKKAIKLNPDYDIAYNNLGCAYYEKGQFDEAIANYKKALEFNLTTKVTHSNLACAYYYKGMFDEAIEEFKKELENNPVCVDSLTGLGCAYYNKKMYEEAIKWFKKALEINPDYTSAKNKLASAKKAIEKENYCKYYNSGIDQLAQQNWEEAISSFNKALEYTTSNQEIAEKIKEAQNGLNNKRTKENYYKCYNSGIDQLSQQKYEDAISSFNQALEYTTMDYEKTLVKEKIKSAQDNLNKIKTRENYFRCYNSGIDQFAQQNWEQAILNLNQALEYAATDEEKIMIKEKLKSAQIGLNKRKVKANYWKRYNSGIEQMAQKRWENAINEFNNAFKYATTADEKGKITVQLNQAKRSLNETKRQETYHKWYNLGMSRIAQNRCKDAMENFSQALKYAITDEEKIMAQKKINEVRTTLEKSQQSKAIASLKTPETPVKIKQKVLIKENKPWRFNVSDIASVLLIVILGLSILPQSNSIKAKIYLWQKKYERAASIYEEAIVKGKKVWLYPALAEIYLKLDQVDEKAIKVYDRAIFLNAGNRKMIRIVADYYMKKKRPGERAIEIFEEALKFDPNNIHILNILGKTYCNYGEEAKAIDVFQKLYELGHRDETVVKNLAKVYLKEDRLDNEAILIYEEAMKYEPENHDLIIALSQAYINQGMRDKRTVDIYRKSVGLCSNLVKIYKEKNDFDKARRYAEIAYKIVYCYSAGIVDSLVRESVMGVLNKL
- a CDS encoding PorV/PorQ family protein — translated: MKKILFSLLVLLVLFSVTEAKSQGKSTATFLKIGVGAKPTAMGGAFAAVADDSTTTYYNPAGLALFENKELSFTHIAWFEKINYEYLTYINPLSQLNLPGVFATNLSYLGINDIKEYDQNQTYFGEFKASDLLLNLTYARTIKPNLYSGLNLKYVNQKIKSSRSALVTDLGLLYNTSIKNLTCGLTLQNFLPLFNNFKDNLPYNIKLGACYRLLTNKILTLAMDVDLPNNDNGLRLHLGAEYRYPEMENIAIRLGYKTGVDCGNLSFGFGVNYDKYKLDYAYSSYNDLGNVHQLSLNMKFESLKSKVQNESLKPEIQSSESKIQNTNVLSPSTSLDSKPDVVFESEEKRVIEYVEPEKETIQKIETVEKPVIEEFEEDLKQEEPLPEPKSKIQDSEESDALKPEEVRAKVTIGGDEI